A genome region from Manihot esculenta cultivar AM560-2 chromosome 5, M.esculenta_v8, whole genome shotgun sequence includes the following:
- the LOC110614432 gene encoding AP-2 complex subunit sigma, translated as MIRFILLQNRQGKTRLAKYYVPLEDSEKHKVEYEVHRLVVNRDPKFTNFVEFRTHKVIYRRYAGLFFSLCVDITDNELAYLECIHLFVEILDHFFSNVCELDLVFNFHKVYLILDEFILAGELQETSKKAIIERMGELEKLE; from the exons ATG ATCCGATTCATACTTCTGCAGAACAGACAAGGCAAGACTCGTCTCGCCAAATACTatgtacctcttgaagattccGAGAAGCACAAAGTTGAATACGAG GTTCATCGGTTGGTTGTCAACAGAGATCCCAAGTTCACGAATTTTGTTGAG TTCCGAACACACAAGGTCATATACAGGCGGTATGCAGGATTATTTTTCTCACTGTGTGTTGATATCACAGATAATGAATTGGCATATTTAGAGTGCATCCACTTATTTGTGGAGATATTGGATCATTTCTTCAGCAATGTTTGTGAGCTAGATTTGGTATTTAACTTTCACAAG GTGTATCTGATACTTGATGAATTCATTCTTGCTGGGGAACTCCAAGAAACAAGCAAGAAG GCTATCATAGAGAGGATGGGGGAGTTGGAGAAGCTCGAGTAA
- the LOC110616131 gene encoding WEB family protein At1g75720 isoform X1: MDSAEKGVVIIKRAEIDTRAPFRSVREAVTLFGEKVLAGELYSNKLKEMQIGAMENGQGSSKLETVTAELEETKQSLQKAKEESTVMADCLSSLKEELERTKRELQQLKLREIEDVKVVEDSTKFELKMQSTKEEEEEEEERIEFQKKRYVTFANPPSLAQVKIPQGLEALERHPSLRKKKKKPLIPLIGGIFSKKKSNQKLNSP, translated from the exons ATGGATAGTGCTGAAAAGGGAGTAGTGATTATCAAGAGGGCAGAGATTGATACTCGAGCTCCTTTCCGATCAGTTAGAGAGGCAGTTACTTTGTTCGGCGAGAAAGTTTTGGCTGGCGAGCTCTATTCTAACAAGCTCAAAGAG ATGCAGATTGGAGCCATGGAAAATGGGCAAGGATCTTCCAAGCTTGAAACAGTGACAGCAGAGCTAGAAGAGACAAAGCAGAGCCTTCAAAAAGCTAAAGAAGAAAGTACAGTAATGGCTGATTGTCTTTCTTCTCTTAAAGAAGAGCTTGAAAGAACAAAACGAGAGCTTCAACAATTGAAACTACGTGAAATTGAAGATGTGAAAGTTGTTGAAGATTCAACAAAATTTGAACTCAAAATGCAATctacaaaagaagaagaagaagaagaagaagaaaggattGAATTTCAAAAGAAGAGATATGTAACTTTTGCAAATCCTCCATCTCTAGCTCAAGTCAAGATTCCACAAGGACTTGAAGCACTTGAAAGACACCCTTCTcttagaaagaagaagaagaagccatTGATCCCTCTAATTGGTGGGATTTTCTCTAAgaagaaatcaaatcaaaaactcaattccccATGA
- the LOC110614430 gene encoding uncharacterized protein LOC110614430 isoform X2 → MGCNLADKGEALPSQAPSISGGGGGAAKRFKLPSKELFHGCNGVDHVSVPRKLRSDSKKLNHSTGGVESPKRVGLKKLKQNLKQGNPNWSLKQNAGGPITKDEEEVVETLYALAGMFPNIEHAGNNKLDTSPSALPEAVDRHPPKLEDSVAIEEDLNEICESRSDEAVNPASDIEKSTGETAKVYSMIGPSIQEPCNLSSSEKHHGENSFVAQVNLHKLVKHEEQKTPCNLFNPCFLPGPRQDTGELKQPAKPETSLIDGKTELALAPTTATGNQLDQYHTIGASKNNSPVLWPGLSSSKSHGVCHGPLSQSCAAKVPAWLGAQPGSFQNVSTGKVFKISTDRGSWKRCAAHVYIGHLIRALQIPRSKESLQRPLNQLRPHEILKQGVLRTINDFNGIRNDLNGITSIGTVVNAPVKNPNDGKNDIFQHLRPHQDRSQSALASQKQGFNFLSLSAGGGGMEPNNSFNGPGNGLEPFAQLQVPYHAQYPTLMPFSMSQTRYTPAYHDSPSTVAQQAQLQLIPHLTGPYCVPHASSKALTKQPQQQQQQLWAAQLGVQYGNTSAAMTQFPSWQNERQESPRLMPYIPPSLPSTSTLEVLGPKYPHITQQQQFTAVTLPQARMKRQDHHIPPVYEETGVGFRAGGGTLPLRLLCSEQL, encoded by the exons ATTCAAAGAAGTTGAACCATTCTACTGGTGGTGTTGAATCACCCAAAAGGGTTGGTCTAAAGAAACTGAAACAGAATCTG AAACAAGGGAACCCAAACTGGTCCCTGAAGCAGAATGCGGGTGGGCCAATCACCAAAGATGAGGAAGAAGTTGTGGAGACATTGTATGCTTTGGCAGGAATGTTCCCCAACATTGAACATGCTGGTAACAACAAATTGGATACgagtccttcagctttgcccgAGGCTGTTGATAGACATCCACCCAAATTGGAAG ATTCTGTAGCTATAGAAGAAGACCTGAATGAAATTTGCGAATCAAGATCTGATGAAGCTGTTAATCCTGCTTCTGACATAGAAAAATCAACTGGAGAAACTGCTAAAGTTTATTCAATGATTGGACCTAGTATTCAAGAACCATGTAATTTGTCCAGCAGTGAGAAACACCATGGAGAAAACAGTTTTGTTGCTCAAGTGAATTTGCACAAGTTGGTTAAACACGAGGAACAAAAGACACCATGCAACTTGTTTAACCCATGCTTTCTACCTGGGCCCCGCCAGGATACTGG GGAATTAAAGCAGCCTGCAAAACCAGAAACTTCCCTTATTGATGGAAAGACAGAATTAGCATTAGCACCG ACTACAGCAACTGGAAATCAACTAGACCAATATCATACTATTGGCGCATCCAAAAACAACA GTCCAGTACTGTGGCCAGGATTGTCTTCATCAAAGTCGCATGGTGTTTGTCATGGGCCTTTATCACA ATCCTGTGCTGCTAAAGTACCTGCTTGGCTTGGTGCTCAACCTGGTTCATTTCAAAATGTTTCGACTGGAAAG gtttttaaaatttcaactgACAGAGGGTCATGGAAGAGGTGCGCAGCTCATGTTTACATTGGCCATCTCATTCGGGCTTTGCAGATACCTcggagcaaagaaagcttgcaAAGGCCTCTGAATCAATTGAGACCGCATGAAATATTGAAGCAAGGTGTACTTAGGACAATAAATGACTTCAATGGCATTAGAAATGATTTGAACGGAATTACATCTATTGGCACAGTAGTTAATGCACCTGTGAAGAATCCAAATGAcggtaaaaatgatatttttcaaCACCTAAGGCCACACCAAGATCGTTCTCAGTCTGCTCTGGCCTCTCAGAAGCAG GGTTTCAATTTTTTATCTCTATCAGCTGGAGGTGGTGGGATGGAACCTAATAACAGTTTTAATGGACCTGGAAATGGTTTGGAACCATTTGCACAACTTCAAGTTCCTTATCATGCGCAATATCCCACACTCATGCCTTTCTCCATGTCACAAACACGATATACACCTGCTTACCATGATTCGCCTTCAACAGTAGCACAACAG GCCCAACTTCAGCTGATTCCCCATCTCACCGGCCCATATTGCGTTCCCCATGCAAGTTCTAAGGCCTTGACAAAGCAGCCACAGCAGCAACAACAGCAGCTTTGGGCCGCTCAATTGGGAGTTCAATACGGAAACACTTCAGCAGCCATGACTCAGTTTCCAAGCTGGCAGAATGAAAGGCAAGAATCGCCTAGGCTTATGCCCTATATCCCCCCCTCTTTGCCTTCAACTTCAACACTAGAAGTCCTGGGCCCCAAGTATCCTCACATCACTCAGCAGCAGCAGTTCACGGCCGTAACTTTGCCGCAAGCAAGGATGAAGAGGCAAGATCACCATATTCCTCCTGTTTATGAAGAAACTGGAGTTGGGTTTCGAGCTGGCGGTGGCACATTGCCATTGCGTTTACTCTGCAGTGAGCAACTGTGA
- the LOC110616131 gene encoding WEB family protein At1g75720 isoform X2, with protein MDSAEKGVVIIKRAEIDTRAPFRSVREAVTLFGEKVLAGELYSNKLKEIGAMENGQGSSKLETVTAELEETKQSLQKAKEESTVMADCLSSLKEELERTKRELQQLKLREIEDVKVVEDSTKFELKMQSTKEEEEEEEERIEFQKKRYVTFANPPSLAQVKIPQGLEALERHPSLRKKKKKPLIPLIGGIFSKKKSNQKLNSP; from the exons ATGGATAGTGCTGAAAAGGGAGTAGTGATTATCAAGAGGGCAGAGATTGATACTCGAGCTCCTTTCCGATCAGTTAGAGAGGCAGTTACTTTGTTCGGCGAGAAAGTTTTGGCTGGCGAGCTCTATTCTAACAAGCTCAAAGAG ATTGGAGCCATGGAAAATGGGCAAGGATCTTCCAAGCTTGAAACAGTGACAGCAGAGCTAGAAGAGACAAAGCAGAGCCTTCAAAAAGCTAAAGAAGAAAGTACAGTAATGGCTGATTGTCTTTCTTCTCTTAAAGAAGAGCTTGAAAGAACAAAACGAGAGCTTCAACAATTGAAACTACGTGAAATTGAAGATGTGAAAGTTGTTGAAGATTCAACAAAATTTGAACTCAAAATGCAATctacaaaagaagaagaagaagaagaagaagaaaggattGAATTTCAAAAGAAGAGATATGTAACTTTTGCAAATCCTCCATCTCTAGCTCAAGTCAAGATTCCACAAGGACTTGAAGCACTTGAAAGACACCCTTCTcttagaaagaagaagaagaagccatTGATCCCTCTAATTGGTGGGATTTTCTCTAAgaagaaatcaaatcaaaaactcaattccccATGA